A window of the Ostrea edulis chromosome 1, xbOstEdul1.1, whole genome shotgun sequence genome harbors these coding sequences:
- the LOC125679244 gene encoding phosphopantothenoylcysteine decarboxylase-like — protein MSGIETKRILVGCTGSVASIKIPLLIQELQCFNNKVDIKVVATEHALHFFDKASLQVPVLTDKDEWEIWKSVQDPVLHIDLRRWADILVIAPIDCNTLAKMANGICDNLLTCIVRAWDLNKPLYFAPAMNTYMWQHPITAQQIETLKSYGYQEIHCIEKKLACGDTGFGAMAEVSTIVRCVKEALNLT, from the exons ATGAGTGGGATAGAAACGAAGAGGATTTTAGTGGGATGCACTGGGAGTGTTGCATCTATTAAAATACCTTTATTAATTCAAGAGCTGCAATGTTTCAATAACAAG GTAGATATCAAAGTAGTGGCTACTGAGCATGCGCTTCATTTTTTTGACAAGGCCTCACTTCAAGTACCAGTCCTGACAGACAAAGATGAATGGGAG ATTTGGAAAAGTGTGCAGGATCCAGTTCTTCATATTGATTTAAGGAGATGGGCAGACATCTTAGTGATAGCCCCAATAGACTGTAACACGCTGGCCAAGATGGCTAATGGCATCTGTGACAACTTGCTG ACTTGTATAGTGAGAGCCTGGGATCTGAATAAACCTTTATACTTTGCACCAGCTATGAACACTTACATGTGGCAACACCCAATCACAGCACAACAGATAGAGACACTAAAAAGCTATGGCTATCAAGAAATCCACTGTATAGAGAAGAAGTTGGCTTGTGGAGACACTG GGTTTGGAGCAATGGCAGAAGTCTCTACCATTGTAAGATGTGTCAAGGAGGCTTTAAACTTGACATGA